Proteins encoded within one genomic window of Episyrphus balteatus chromosome 1, idEpiBalt1.1, whole genome shotgun sequence:
- the LOC129906391 gene encoding probable small nuclear ribonucleoprotein Sm D1 has product MKLVRFLMKLSHETVTVELKNGTQIHGTITGVDVAMNTHLKTVKMTIKNRDPIQLESLSVRGNNIRYFILPDSLPLETLLIDDTPKSKAKKKESGRGNRGRGRGTRGARGGLRSRGGRGRGGGRR; this is encoded by the exons atgaagcTTGTCAG atttttgatgAAACTTAGTCATGAAACAGTGACAGTAGAACTAAAAAATGGTACACAAATCCATGGGACAATTACTGGAGTGGATGTTGCTATGAATACACatttaaaaacggtcaaaatgACTATAAAAAACAGAGATCCTATCCAACTAGAATCACTGAGTGTCCGTGGAAATAACATCAGGTATTTTATCCTACCAGATAGTCTACCTCTTGAAACTCTTCTTATTGACGATACACCGAAATCGAAAGCTAAAAAGAAGGAAAGTGGTCGTGGTAATCGTGGACGAGGCAGAGGAACACGGGGTGCCCGTGGTGGCTTACGAAGTCGTGGTGGAAGAGGAAGAGGAGGTGGGAGACGATGA